The following coding sequences are from one Candidatus Zymogenus saltonus window:
- a CDS encoding glycosyltransferase family 4 protein — protein sequence MAHRILHIQKITGISGSENHLVDLMSNLDRNRFEPTFLGLVEPNNRVDDYFDILESRSVQGERIVIRSHLDLSCLMEIVRFIKGGSFDIVHTHLIHGDIYGIMAAVMARAPHIISSKHGYDNYDKTSHFYKINGLFSFFVKRVITISDALQDKVNKSDMIPKKKMVTVHYGLDWEGYLKRSKATGERVRKELNVGEGIFTFASVGRLVDVKGYPYLIEAAARMKREGYKDFTVFIMGDGPLREELTKKAHDMGVGDVVRFLGRREDVSSILSISDAFVLPTLGEGFGLVLLEAMAHRLPVISTSTMSIPEIVVEEETGLLVQPKDPEGLAKAMGRLMKERAESKRMGEAGFERLKEKFTIPEMVRKTEQIYEEVLGI from the coding sequence TTGGCACACAGAATCCTGCACATTCAAAAGATAACGGGAATCAGCGGCTCCGAAAACCACCTTGTAGACCTCATGTCCAACCTTGACAGAAATAGGTTTGAGCCGACTTTTCTGGGGCTGGTAGAACCGAACAACCGCGTGGATGACTATTTTGACATACTTGAATCGAGGTCTGTTCAAGGAGAGAGGATAGTGATCAGATCGCACCTTGATTTATCATGCCTTATGGAGATTGTGCGGTTCATCAAGGGCGGGAGTTTCGACATAGTCCACACCCACCTGATCCACGGCGATATCTACGGCATCATGGCGGCGGTGATGGCCCGCGCCCCACACATCATCTCCTCGAAGCACGGTTACGACAACTACGACAAAACGAGCCACTTTTATAAAATAAACGGCCTGTTCAGCTTTTTCGTTAAGAGGGTGATAACGATCTCGGACGCCCTGCAGGACAAGGTCAACAAGAGCGACATGATACCGAAAAAAAAGATGGTGACGGTCCATTACGGTCTCGACTGGGAGGGGTATCTGAAAAGGTCGAAGGCAACAGGCGAAAGGGTGAGGAAGGAGCTGAACGTGGGGGAGGGGATCTTCACGTTCGCCTCGGTAGGGAGGCTGGTGGACGTCAAGGGTTACCCGTATCTGATCGAGGCGGCGGCAAGGATGAAGCGGGAGGGATATAAAGATTTTACGGTATTTATTATGGGGGACGGGCCCTTGAGGGAAGAGCTTACCAAAAAGGCCCACGACATGGGTGTAGGGGATGTGGTAAGGTTTCTGGGGAGGCGCGAGGACGTGTCGTCGATCCTTTCAATATCTGACGCCTTCGTCCTGCCGACGCTGGGGGAGGGATTCGGCCTGGTCCTTCTCGAGGCGATGGCCCATAGGCTCCCCGTCATATCAACATCCACGATGTCCATACCCGAGATCGTGGTCGAGGAGGAGACGGGCTTACTCGTCCAGCCTAAGGACCCGGAGGGGCTTGCCAAAGCGATGGGGCGCCTCATGAAAGAGCGGGCCGAGTCCAAAAGAATGGGCGAGGCTGGATTTGAGCGGCTTAAGGAGAAGTTCACGATCCCGGAGATGGTCAGAAAGACCGAACAGATTTACGAAGAAGTCCTCGGGATTTAG
- a CDS encoding LysM peptidoglycan-binding domain-containing protein, translated as MAMREQASDMQNSLAKVVQSLVVQNSIKAVSTVVLMLLLITLGACATGPGVYHTVKEGETLWRISKTQTMIGQFLIMLNSQAKVRLNLREKLSTTKTKQSFLVSHSRDRTK; from the coding sequence TTGGCGATGAGGGAACAAGCTTCAGATATGCAAAATTCTCTGGCGAAGGTGGTACAATCTTTAGTGGTGCAAAATTCAATAAAGGCCGTTTCCACTGTTGTCCTGATGTTACTCCTTATAACACTGGGAGCCTGTGCGACGGGGCCGGGGGTCTACCATACCGTCAAGGAAGGGGAGACGCTTTGGAGGATATCGAAGACTCAGACAATGATTGGACAATTTTTAATTATGCTGAATTCTCAGGCAAAGGTGAGGTTAAATTTGAGGGAAAAACTTTCTACAACGAAAACAAAGCAAAGTTTTTTGGTGTCTCATTCGAGAGACCGGACAAAGTAA
- a CDS encoding NAD+ synthase, whose amino-acid sequence MMSEKGFKKVVLGMSGGVDSTLGAFLAAEALGPENVTGILMPYKSSSPASLEHAGLSADKLGIETMIIDITPMVDAYFVRFPDADHVRRGNKMARERMSILYDQAQRGGSLVLGTSNKTETMLGYSTIHGDSASAFNPLGAIYKTEVWMMANLMGVPKVIVEKAPTADLWEGQTDEGELGIDYLTADRILYHLIELKSAENEIEALGIPKAKISAIKNLIEKSEFKRKMPDVPVLQR is encoded by the coding sequence ATGATGTCGGAAAAAGGATTTAAAAAGGTTGTCCTGGGGATGAGCGGAGGCGTCGATTCCACCCTCGGGGCCTTTCTGGCGGCGGAGGCCCTGGGGCCTGAGAACGTGACCGGGATACTAATGCCCTATAAATCATCTTCCCCTGCGAGCCTCGAACACGCCGGGCTTTCGGCGGATAAGCTCGGCATAGAGACTATGATCATCGATATAACGCCGATGGTGGACGCCTACTTCGTCCGTTTCCCGGACGCCGATCACGTAAGGAGAGGAAACAAGATGGCGAGGGAGAGGATGTCCATCCTATACGATCAGGCCCAGAGGGGGGGCTCCCTCGTCCTCGGGACGTCGAACAAGACCGAGACAATGCTCGGATACAGCACGATCCACGGAGATTCGGCATCGGCCTTCAACCCCCTCGGGGCGATTTACAAGACCGAGGTGTGGATGATGGCAAATCTCATGGGCGTTCCCAAGGTAATTGTCGAAAAGGCGCCAACGGCCGACCTCTGGGAGGGGCAGACGGATGAGGGTGAGTTGGGTATTGACTATCTCACAGCCGACAGAATCCTTTACCACCTGATCGAGCTGAAGAGCGCGGAAAACGAGATTGAGGCTCTCGGAATACCGAAGGCAAAGATTTCTGCTATCAAAAACCTGATAGAAAAATCTGAGTTCAAGCGAAAGATGCCGGACGTTCCTGTGCTTCAGAGATAA
- a CDS encoding diguanylate cyclase, producing the protein MSDDFSIQKHLEAIRNISESSTKSGGAISVLRAVSKEIVETLGYGRVIIGLKNRNSLVMRFRLGGEIGRDDKDLRKTLQNIPAVTLRPDNDDRLSASAYALLKDTSVIVEDSNRYGFRENETFQDEELIKSLGLKSYIIIPITLGNESIGVIIIDDKYISRKLNDNDIANINAFSDNISVSIVNARKFDILKRSHAKINAVKKELLRSQRMYRLIIERGTDAIFIIQNYRIVFANRMLQKLLGYETKEIIGRDFSDFVSTESKQYLVDSYENAYRKKAQTTQYEYYVIKKDGSKIAIWMTTSLTRYNNQLAILCFARDITEKKKSESELSEAKDYLENIIESANDIIYVLDRSGRFTYLNPKMEEFGYRREDLIGKYFLEVLSNRHRGRRFRKTLREGVRQVYEVEMLESDGKSIRNVVISTSPLFNDKSKIEGVLVVGKDITDRKRVEERLKRLTITDSLTGLYNRRHFFKTLRENLVSARKESFPMCLMMLDIDDFKVFNDTYGHLAGDEVLRTFGKITTKSIRCNVDLAFRYGGDEFAIILPNAKKENAEKIASRITQKFEENFGDLEISIGISSLDNHKSIEELIDTADNAMYAAKSKKKTQIRTHKN; encoded by the coding sequence ATGTCAGACGACTTCAGTATCCAGAAGCATCTGGAGGCGATTAGAAATATTTCCGAGTCTTCCACGAAGAGCGGCGGGGCTATTTCTGTTTTAAGGGCTGTTTCCAAAGAGATTGTTGAGACTCTGGGCTACGGAAGGGTGATCATCGGCCTAAAGAACAGGAACTCCCTTGTCATGCGCTTTAGATTGGGAGGTGAAATTGGACGTGATGATAAAGATTTAAGGAAGACACTTCAGAATATCCCCGCCGTAACCCTGAGACCGGACAATGATGATAGGCTGAGCGCCTCGGCATATGCCCTTTTAAAAGACACCTCGGTTATCGTAGAAGATTCAAACAGGTATGGTTTTAGAGAAAACGAGACATTCCAGGACGAGGAGCTTATAAAAAGCCTGGGTTTGAAATCGTATATCATCATTCCCATTACATTAGGGAATGAATCCATCGGTGTTATCATTATTGACGACAAGTATATTTCACGTAAGCTAAATGATAATGACATAGCCAATATCAATGCCTTTTCTGATAACATTTCAGTTTCAATTGTAAATGCGAGGAAGTTCGATATTCTTAAGAGGTCTCACGCAAAGATTAATGCTGTAAAAAAGGAGCTGCTCAGATCCCAGAGGATGTATCGTCTGATTATAGAAAGGGGAACTGATGCCATATTCATTATTCAGAATTACAGGATCGTCTTCGCAAACAGGATGCTTCAAAAGCTCCTTGGGTACGAGACAAAGGAGATAATCGGCAGGGACTTCTCGGATTTCGTTTCGACTGAATCGAAACAATATCTTGTAGATTCATACGAAAACGCTTACAGAAAGAAGGCGCAGACGACCCAGTACGAATATTACGTCATCAAGAAAGATGGTTCAAAGATCGCCATATGGATGACCACATCCTTGACGCGCTACAACAATCAGCTTGCAATTCTGTGCTTCGCGAGGGATATAACCGAAAAGAAGAAATCCGAATCTGAATTGAGTGAGGCTAAAGATTACCTCGAAAACATTATAGAGAGCGCCAACGATATTATTTATGTGCTTGACAGGAGCGGGAGATTTACATACCTCAATCCAAAGATGGAGGAGTTCGGATACAGAAGGGAGGATCTCATAGGGAAATACTTTCTCGAGGTCCTCTCGAATAGACACAGGGGCAGAAGATTCAGGAAGACCTTAAGGGAAGGGGTGAGACAGGTCTACGAGGTTGAGATGCTTGAAAGTGACGGAAAAAGCATAAGGAACGTGGTAATCAGCACCTCCCCCCTTTTCAATGATAAGAGCAAAATAGAGGGTGTTCTGGTCGTGGGAAAGGATATAACCGACAGGAAGAGGGTGGAAGAGAGATTGAAACGCCTCACCATCACGGACAGCCTGACGGGTCTTTACAACCGAAGGCACTTTTTTAAGACATTAAGAGAAAATCTGGTATCGGCCAGAAAGGAATCATTTCCAATGTGTCTTATGATGCTGGACATCGATGACTTCAAGGTATTTAATGATACATATGGACATTTGGCCGGAGATGAAGTTCTTCGTACCTTTGGGAAGATTACTACGAAATCGATACGCTGTAATGTTGACCTCGCCTTTAGATACGGCGGAGACGAATTTGCAATAATTCTTCCCAATGCCAAGAAGGAAAACGCTGAAAAGATCGCATCCCGTATAACTCAGAAATTTGAGGAAAACTTCGGCGATCTGGAAATAAGTATCGGAATTTCCTCCTTGGACAACCATAAATCGATAGAAGAGCTTATCGACACCGCGGATAATGCCATGTACGCCGCAAAGAGCAAGAAGAAGACACAGATTAGAACTCATAAGAACTAA
- the ispG gene encoding flavodoxin-dependent (E)-4-hydroxy-3-methylbut-2-enyl-diphosphate synthase, which produces MITRRQTRAISVGDVRIGGENPVVVQSMTKTDTKDVKATLSQIEDLYKRGCEIVRVAVKDMDATSALKEIVKESPVPIIADIHFDYLLAIYSMEAGAKGIRINPGNIGGRERLLKIIDRARLDNVAIRIGVNSGSLEKEILNKHGGPTPRAMVESGLNCLRIFEDSDYTNTKFSLKSANVMDTVYAYREFSKVCDYPLHLGVTEAGTVFKGAVKSAVGIGILLYEGIGDTIRVSLTGDPVKEVICAYTILSALGIRKRGVNVISCPTCGRTEIDIVKIADEVERRLEGLDLNITVAVMGCEVNGPGEAREADVGIAGGKGMGLLFRNGKVIKKVKEAELLDELIKEVEKIRAENESHEAGCH; this is translated from the coding sequence ATGATTACAAGAAGACAAACCAGGGCCATAAGTGTCGGGGATGTGAGAATCGGCGGGGAGAATCCGGTTGTGGTTCAATCGATGACAAAGACCGACACGAAAGACGTCAAGGCGACCCTCTCCCAGATTGAAGATCTGTATAAAAGAGGCTGTGAGATTGTGAGGGTGGCGGTCAAGGATATGGATGCGACTTCGGCGTTGAAGGAGATCGTTAAGGAGTCCCCCGTTCCGATAATTGCCGATATACACTTCGATTATCTCCTTGCAATATATTCAATGGAGGCGGGGGCCAAGGGAATAAGGATAAATCCGGGAAACATCGGAGGCAGAGAGCGGCTGCTTAAAATAATCGATCGCGCCCGGTTGGATAATGTGGCGATACGTATCGGCGTGAACTCCGGGTCGCTGGAAAAGGAGATACTAAATAAGCACGGCGGGCCGACACCAAGGGCCATGGTGGAGAGCGGACTGAATTGCCTCAGGATATTTGAAGATTCAGATTATACAAACACCAAGTTCTCTCTGAAGTCCGCAAACGTAATGGACACGGTTTACGCCTACAGGGAGTTTTCAAAGGTTTGCGATTATCCCCTTCATTTGGGGGTAACGGAGGCTGGGACGGTTTTCAAGGGTGCAGTAAAATCCGCCGTGGGCATAGGCATTCTGCTATATGAAGGGATCGGAGACACGATAAGGGTAAGCCTGACGGGAGATCCCGTAAAAGAGGTGATATGCGCCTACACGATCCTTTCGGCCCTCGGAATCAGAAAGAGGGGGGTCAATGTCATATCGTGTCCTACGTGCGGCAGGACCGAGATAGATATTGTAAAGATAGCCGACGAGGTGGAAAGAAGACTTGAGGGACTGGACCTTAATATAACCGTTGCAGTGATGGGATGCGAGGTAAACGGGCCAGGGGAGGCAAGAGAGGCCGATGTGGGAATCGCCGGGGGCAAGGGTATGGGCCTTTTATTCAGGAACGGCAAGGTAATTAAGAAGGTAAAGGAAGCAGAGCTTTTGGATGAGCTCATCAAAGAAGTTGAAAAGATAAGGGCAGAAAACGAGTCTCATGAGGCCGGTTGTCACTGA
- a CDS encoding bifunctional (p)ppGpp synthetase/guanosine-3',5'-bis(diphosphate) 3'-pyrophosphohydrolase, with the protein MIRLNEILDKVRDYNPKGDLDVIKQAYVFSAMVHQGQVRLSGEPYLSHPLMVASLLADLNMDVPSVATGLLHDTVEDTLTTIEQIEETFGKEITLLVDGVTKISRMSFSTQEERQAENFRKMIIAMTKDIRVLLIKLTDRLHNMRTIQFHNSEKRKIIAQETLDIYAPLANRLGIDWIKNELEDLTFLVLQPDIYRYLLKKVESKRRELEKYSSAVMKIIEKELNKNGIKARLQNRIKHLYGIHNKMVIQEIGFDEIYDLVAFRVIVDTISDCYGAMGIIHSLWKPVPGRIKDFIAMPKPNMYRSLHTTVIGPKGERIEIQIRTEEMHKIAQKGIAAHWRYKEMKGQVKQQDQESYDWLKRLFEWQQDVKDPREFIATVKIDLFPEEVYVFTPKGDVKAFPRGATPLDFAYSIHTDIGNTCSGAKISGKIVPLKYKLQNGDTVEIITNKSQKPSKDWLRSVATSKAKQKIKHWFITEQRERSISLGREILEKEFLKNGLSFQKKQKSRQMNEAMEKLKANSLEELLSKVANAKITVSEVLEFFIPKEDIKDTVDIESIQKKEIKKGKKERSSSGVLVSGVDDVMVRYAKCCNPLPGDRIVGFISRGRGLTIHNSECSNLLEFPSERLIEVGWDTKDKMGVYTSRILVSCENKKGVLASVATAISEADANISNVELTTEDNKANFLFHLEVVDLDHLNRVIGSLTKKKSVISVKRMT; encoded by the coding sequence ATGATAAGGCTGAACGAAATATTAGATAAGGTTCGAGATTACAATCCCAAAGGCGATCTCGATGTTATAAAGCAGGCATACGTGTTCTCAGCCATGGTGCACCAGGGACAGGTGCGGCTTTCCGGAGAGCCCTATCTATCTCACCCCCTGATGGTGGCGTCTCTCTTGGCCGACCTGAACATGGACGTCCCTTCGGTGGCGACGGGCCTTCTGCACGATACGGTCGAGGATACCCTTACTACTATAGAACAGATAGAGGAGACATTTGGAAAAGAGATTACCCTGCTTGTGGACGGCGTTACTAAAATCAGCAGGATGAGCTTTTCCACCCAGGAAGAGAGGCAGGCCGAGAATTTCAGAAAGATGATCATAGCCATGACGAAGGACATTCGGGTGCTTCTGATAAAGCTTACGGACCGCCTGCACAACATGAGGACGATTCAATTTCACAACTCGGAAAAGCGGAAGATCATCGCCCAGGAGACGCTCGATATCTACGCGCCTCTGGCAAACAGACTTGGGATAGACTGGATTAAAAACGAGCTCGAAGACCTGACGTTCCTCGTTCTCCAGCCCGATATATACAGATACTTGCTGAAAAAAGTTGAATCGAAAAGGAGAGAGCTAGAGAAATACAGCAGCGCTGTTATGAAAATAATCGAAAAGGAGCTGAACAAAAACGGGATCAAGGCGCGTCTCCAGAATAGGATAAAGCACCTTTACGGAATACACAATAAGATGGTGATCCAGGAGATAGGGTTCGACGAGATTTATGATCTCGTCGCCTTCAGGGTCATTGTCGACACGATAAGTGACTGCTACGGCGCGATGGGGATAATCCACTCTCTCTGGAAGCCTGTCCCGGGGAGGATCAAGGACTTCATCGCGATGCCCAAACCGAACATGTATCGAAGCCTCCACACAACGGTGATCGGTCCCAAGGGGGAGAGGATAGAGATACAGATAAGGACAGAGGAGATGCACAAGATCGCCCAAAAGGGGATAGCCGCCCACTGGCGTTACAAGGAGATGAAAGGACAGGTAAAACAGCAGGATCAGGAGAGCTACGACTGGCTCAAAAGGCTTTTCGAGTGGCAGCAGGACGTGAAAGACCCCAGGGAATTCATAGCGACCGTCAAGATAGACCTGTTCCCGGAAGAGGTGTATGTATTTACTCCAAAGGGGGACGTTAAGGCCTTCCCAAGGGGGGCGACGCCGTTGGATTTCGCCTACAGTATCCATACGGACATAGGAAATACGTGTTCCGGTGCGAAAATAAGCGGTAAGATAGTGCCGTTGAAATACAAGCTCCAGAACGGCGATACCGTTGAGATAATAACGAACAAGAGCCAGAAGCCGAGCAAGGACTGGCTCCGCTCCGTTGCCACATCAAAGGCTAAACAGAAGATAAAGCATTGGTTCATAACGGAGCAAAGGGAGAGGAGCATTAGCCTGGGGAGGGAGATCCTTGAAAAGGAATTCCTTAAGAACGGTCTTAGTTTCCAGAAGAAGCAGAAATCGAGGCAGATGAACGAGGCGATGGAAAAGCTCAAGGCGAATAGTCTGGAAGAACTCCTGTCCAAGGTCGCAAATGCAAAGATAACGGTATCGGAGGTTTTGGAGTTTTTCATCCCGAAGGAAGATATCAAGGACACGGTAGATATTGAATCCATTCAGAAAAAGGAGATTAAGAAGGGGAAAAAGGAAAGGAGCAGCAGCGGAGTTTTGGTCAGCGGAGTGGACGATGTCATGGTCAGGTACGCCAAGTGCTGCAACCCGTTGCCTGGGGACAGAATAGTCGGATTTATAAGCCGCGGAAGAGGACTTACCATTCATAACTCCGAGTGCTCCAACCTTCTGGAATTTCCTTCGGAGCGCTTGATCGAAGTAGGGTGGGACACCAAGGACAAGATGGGGGTATACACGAGCAGAATTTTGGTATCGTGTGAAAACAAGAAAGGAGTTCTCGCGTCCGTCGCAACGGCGATATCTGAGGCGGACGCGAACATCAGCAACGTTGAATTAACTACCGAAGATAATAAGGCAAATTTTCTTTTTCACCTGGAGGTCGTCGACCTCGATCATTTAAACAGGGTTATTGGTTCGTTGACGAAAAAGAAGAGCGTCATAAGTGTAAAGAGGATGACCTGA
- a CDS encoding 50S ribosomal protein L28 — MSRVCDICGKGPVVGNNVSHAHNKTKRRWYPNIHTMRIKIGNKVIKAKVCTRCLRSEKVVRA, encoded by the coding sequence ATGAGTCGAGTTTGCGATATCTGCGGGAAAGGGCCCGTCGTTGGAAATAACGTAAGCCACGCCCACAACAAGACAAAACGGAGATGGTACCCCAATATCCATACCATGCGAATCAAGATCGGAAACAAGGTGATAAAGGCGAAGGTCTGTACGCGCTGTCTCCGCTCGGAAAAGGTGGTGAGGGCCTAA
- the rsmI gene encoding 16S rRNA (cytidine(1402)-2'-O)-methyltransferase produces the protein MKKNKDMGILYVVATPIGNLKDITIRGLQTLRDVDFIAAENIKRAKKLLSVYDIKTKIISYREENRERATRMIIDKINDGKNIALISDAGTPTVSDPGDYLIKKCVEGGIPVVPVPGPSSIICALSVSGLDTSEFSFLGFLARKGKKRLEQISKIEGDGRTSVIFESPKRIAKTLSDILNIIGERKAAVCRELTKLNEEVIRGSLSVIIDELEKRGEIKGEIVLMVSGGGGIRSRLDRDDLISEVKKYVEQNPEKKTKEVAKILAARLGVSVKEIYKIAVGERED, from the coding sequence ATGAAAAAAAATAAGGATATGGGCATTTTATATGTGGTTGCAACCCCGATAGGAAACCTAAAGGACATCACCATAAGGGGGCTTCAGACGCTCAGAGACGTGGATTTTATAGCCGCGGAAAACATAAAAAGGGCAAAAAAGCTCCTTTCGGTATATGACATAAAAACCAAAATAATAAGCTATCGGGAGGAGAACAGGGAGCGGGCAACAAGAATGATAATTGATAAGATAAACGACGGGAAGAATATTGCCCTTATCTCGGATGCGGGCACGCCGACTGTGTCCGATCCAGGGGACTACCTTATTAAAAAATGCGTCGAGGGGGGAATTCCCGTGGTGCCCGTTCCCGGTCCGTCTTCAATAATCTGTGCCCTCTCTGTATCAGGACTCGATACGTCCGAGTTTTCTTTTCTGGGATTCCTTGCGAGAAAGGGGAAAAAGAGGTTGGAACAAATCTCGAAAATTGAAGGTGATGGGAGAACTTCGGTCATATTTGAATCGCCGAAGAGGATTGCCAAAACCTTAAGCGATATTTTAAACATTATTGGAGAAAGAAAAGCGGCCGTTTGCAGGGAGCTCACAAAGCTAAACGAGGAGGTGATAAGAGGCTCTCTGTCCGTTATAATTGACGAGCTTGAAAAGAGGGGAGAGATCAAAGGGGAGATAGTGCTCATGGTTTCGGGAGGCGGGGGTATAAGAAGCAGGTTGGACAGGGATGACTTAATCAGTGAGGTAAAGAAGTACGTCGAGCAAAATCCTGAAAAGAAGACCAAAGAGGTCGCAAAGATATTGGCAGCAAGGCTCGGGGTCTCCGTCAAGGAAATTTATAAGATCGCGGTTGGGGAAAGGGAAGACTAA
- a CDS encoding RsbRD N-terminal domain-containing protein, whose product MISEKLVTLIENDADILTKHWLTNVRANPSTPTYHEFNEEKLYKRAHLVYSQLSHWISRETSKEEIRNYYTKLGLERFKEGFALHEVVSAIVLLKRHLWIHILSDGQLSTAFELYQSLELNNRVVLFFDRAIYYTIIGYEEAIRLELKSDKKIYKNIFGKFLSTQKKEEDKKKKEKDEDKEDK is encoded by the coding sequence ATGATATCTGAAAAACTTGTTACATTAATAGAAAATGATGCCGATATACTTACCAAACATTGGCTAACCAACGTAAGGGCTAATCCATCAACCCCGACATATCACGAATTTAATGAAGAGAAGCTTTACAAGCGGGCTCACCTTGTATACAGCCAGCTCAGCCACTGGATATCGAGGGAAACGAGCAAGGAGGAGATAAGAAACTATTACACAAAACTGGGTCTGGAAAGGTTTAAGGAGGGCTTTGCCCTTCACGAGGTAGTCAGCGCCATTGTTCTTCTCAAAAGACACCTCTGGATCCATATCCTCTCCGACGGTCAGTTGTCAACGGCCTTCGAGCTTTACCAGTCTCTGGAGCTGAACAACCGCGTTGTCCTGTTTTTCGACAGGGCGATATATTACACAATCATCGGTTATGAAGAAGCAATAAGACTTGAATTGAAATCGGACAAGAAAATTTATAAGAATATCTTCGGGAAATTCCTTAGTACACAAAAGAAGGAAGAGGACAAAAAAAAGAAGGAAAAGGATGAAGATAAAGAGGACAAATAG
- the amrS gene encoding AmmeMemoRadiSam system radical SAM enzyme, translating to MTKEALFYEDADGDKRVRCTLCPHECTIKDGSRGVCGIRENRSGKLLALTYGRIASVQMDPIEKKPLYHMSPGSQILSLGSVGCNLACAFCQNWSLVTADVPHSYTSPEDVSELAKRHGSTGIAYTYNEPLIWYEYILDSGKVNKENNLFNVLVTNGFINKKPLEKLLPIIDAMNIDLKSIHDSFYRKNCRGRLEPVKETIRLASSSALVEVTCLIIPGENDSDDDIKTLSDFIAGVNPDIPLHLSRYFPHRSFTAPPTPTSTMLKAYDIARERLNYVYLGNLVTDVGSNSYCPNCNALLVERSGYRTKVHSLSKDICIKCNTKLNFIG from the coding sequence GAAGACGCTGACGGCGACAAGAGGGTAAGGTGCACCCTCTGCCCCCACGAGTGCACGATCAAGGATGGAAGCAGGGGGGTCTGCGGAATCAGGGAGAACAGGTCGGGAAAGCTCCTCGCCCTTACCTACGGCCGCATAGCCAGCGTCCAGATGGATCCCATCGAGAAGAAGCCCCTATATCACATGAGCCCCGGCTCACAGATACTGTCGCTGGGGAGCGTCGGCTGCAACCTCGCCTGCGCCTTCTGCCAGAACTGGTCTCTCGTCACGGCCGACGTACCGCATTCATACACATCCCCCGAAGATGTGTCGGAGCTGGCAAAGAGGCACGGCTCAACAGGGATCGCCTATACCTACAACGAGCCCCTTATCTGGTACGAATACATACTCGACTCGGGAAAGGTAAACAAGGAAAACAACCTTTTCAATGTCCTCGTCACCAATGGCTTCATAAACAAAAAACCCCTCGAGAAGCTTCTTCCGATCATCGACGCGATGAATATCGACCTGAAGTCGATCCACGATTCTTTCTACAGGAAAAACTGCCGGGGGAGACTGGAGCCTGTTAAAGAGACGATAAGGCTCGCGAGCAGTTCCGCTCTTGTCGAGGTGACGTGTTTGATAATCCCCGGGGAGAACGACTCGGACGACGATATCAAGACCCTTTCAGATTTCATCGCCGGCGTCAATCCGGACATCCCTCTTCACCTCTCCAGGTACTTCCCTCACCGCTCGTTTACGGCACCGCCCACCCCCACGTCAACGATGCTCAAGGCCTACGATATCGCAAGGGAGAGGCTCAACTACGTCTACTTAGGAAACCTTGTGACCGACGTCGGTAGCAATTCATACTGTCCCAACTGTAACGCGCTCCTCGTCGAGAGGAGCGGATACAGGACAAAGGTTCACAGCCTCTCGAAAGACATCTGTATTAAGTGTAATACGAAACTTAATTTTATTGGTTGA